Proteins from a genomic interval of Stenotrophomonas sp. WZN-1:
- a CDS encoding LysR substrate-binding domain-containing protein, giving the protein MSRPPLHALQGFVAAARLGNLSRAAASMNLTVSALSHQMRQLEERLGQPLLVRQPRGVTLTPEGQRLLDQVGPHLDAINEAFQPYAARAEHVLTISAVPSMASAWLVPRLGHFVAEYPQIEINLQSSERLIDFERQRQFDAALRLGSGQWPGLVVEPLFDEWLLPMASPALIERMGGIGRVPLNQWPLLGDPDGAWGAWFALSGQNPPPRFVAVLDDSEAHHRAALDGVGVALGRVTRARLLLDSGQLVALSSLRLKTAWPHWLVYPQRSAHHRGFLAFRDWLHAQAAEHVRHMADAHS; this is encoded by the coding sequence ATGTCCCGTCCGCCCCTTCATGCCCTGCAGGGTTTCGTGGCTGCCGCCCGGCTCGGCAACCTGTCACGCGCAGCGGCGTCGATGAACCTGACCGTCAGTGCGCTCAGCCATCAGATGCGCCAGCTGGAAGAGCGGCTGGGGCAGCCGCTGCTGGTCCGCCAGCCGCGTGGCGTCACCCTCACCCCGGAAGGGCAGCGCCTGCTCGACCAGGTCGGCCCGCATCTGGATGCGATCAACGAGGCCTTCCAGCCCTATGCCGCACGCGCCGAGCACGTGCTGACGATCAGCGCGGTACCGTCGATGGCGTCGGCGTGGCTGGTGCCGCGGCTGGGGCACTTCGTGGCCGAGTACCCGCAGATCGAGATCAACCTGCAGTCGAGTGAGCGCCTGATTGATTTCGAGCGGCAGCGCCAGTTCGACGCCGCGCTGCGGCTGGGCAGCGGGCAGTGGCCGGGCCTGGTGGTGGAGCCGCTGTTCGACGAGTGGCTGCTGCCGATGGCCAGCCCGGCACTGATCGAACGCATGGGAGGGATCGGCCGCGTGCCGCTGAACCAGTGGCCGCTGTTGGGTGATCCCGACGGCGCGTGGGGCGCCTGGTTCGCGCTGAGCGGGCAGAACCCGCCGCCACGCTTCGTGGCGGTGCTGGATGATTCGGAGGCGCATCACCGCGCGGCGCTGGACGGGGTAGGCGTGGCGCTGGGACGGGTGACGCGGGCGCGCCTGCTGCTGGATTCCGGCCAACTGGTCGCGCTGTCCAGCCTGCGACTGAAAACCGCCTGGCCACATTGGCTGGTCTACCCGCAGCGCTCGGCCCACCATCGCGGCTTCCTGGCCTTCCGCGACTGGCTGCACGCCCAGGCCGCCGAGCACGTGCGGCACATGGCAGACGCGCATTCGTAG
- a CDS encoding GIY-YIG nuclease family protein → MQSDIRIDGRVFAYIFPCAWEDYAKIGFSRDPLGRISALHRRWFEFFDLDAGALVEAESERDARDLELQLRSPFKAHRAPAPMTIPDKAGGRTEWVRGANQALSLAIAALGEQGYRCYPLKAWLRAALRLRMDRLHDWAAVQLPEEEGLRMPGGPGEGVLRDTLDGCRALEIDPMPWLPEHVQRWYAG, encoded by the coding sequence ATGCAGTCGGATATCCGCATCGATGGTCGTGTCTTCGCCTACATCTTCCCCTGTGCGTGGGAAGACTACGCGAAGATCGGTTTTTCGCGTGATCCGCTCGGACGCATCAGCGCATTGCACCGGCGTTGGTTCGAGTTCTTCGACCTGGACGCCGGTGCACTGGTGGAAGCGGAAAGCGAGCGCGATGCGCGGGATCTTGAGCTGCAGCTGCGCTCGCCGTTCAAGGCGCACCGCGCACCGGCGCCGATGACGATCCCGGACAAGGCTGGAGGTCGCACCGAATGGGTACGTGGTGCCAACCAGGCCTTGTCGCTTGCGATTGCCGCGTTGGGCGAACAAGGCTATCGCTGTTATCCACTGAAGGCGTGGCTGCGGGCCGCCCTGCGCCTGCGCATGGACCGGCTGCACGACTGGGCTGCGGTGCAGCTTCCGGAAGAGGAAGGCCTGCGGATGCCCGGCGGCCCCGGCGAGGGCGTGCTGCGTGACACCCTCGACGGTTGTCGGGCTTTGGAAATCGATCCGATGCCGTGGCTGCCTGAACACGTCCAGCGCTGGTATGCAGGCTGA
- a CDS encoding alkaline phosphatase yields MTARMPRRWLPSSLLLALAALGGCQPNLRAEAVASREARPHNVIVMINDGAGWGTWDAAAYWQYGSREGAPYADFPQRLAVSTFPLNASSRPTRDNAQTLGYDAGKAWDSEPVPAQDLPFVGYQYLAAVATDSAAAGTALSSGIKTYNNAINYNNDGNPVEFNTLRAKRLGMATGVVTSVPFAHATPAAFAAQNESRNNYHAIAHQMLAQGHMDLVMGTGGPGYSVDGRACDEGAGASKAEGCANPWEWVSQQDWQQLEAGSTIAGNPTGPWRLIRSKEAFTALAQGRLPADRPLIGVPRVANTLQQARQLQVLGKDAATPSGVRKIDSVPDLATMTRGALRFLQQRSAKGLFLMVEGGATDWAAHTSACGTEWHYGQCSDQPQYGRLIEETVEFNDAVAAVVEWIERNGGWERNLLIVTTDHDNSMPMGPDAQNVAFEPVRNNGRGRLPGMSFRPTGNHSNALVPLWAKGAGAELLGKRVRGVDAGYRQHVRWNDGSYIDNTDVAAAVQEALQRPR; encoded by the coding sequence ATGACCGCACGCATGCCACGCCGATGGCTCCCTTCCTCGCTGCTGCTTGCGCTGGCCGCGTTGGGTGGCTGCCAGCCCAACCTGCGCGCCGAGGCCGTTGCTTCCCGCGAAGCGCGCCCGCACAACGTGATCGTGATGATCAACGACGGTGCCGGCTGGGGCACCTGGGACGCCGCCGCCTACTGGCAATACGGCAGCCGCGAAGGCGCGCCATATGCGGATTTCCCGCAGCGCCTGGCGGTCAGCACCTTCCCGTTGAACGCCAGCAGCCGGCCGACCCGCGACAACGCACAGACCCTGGGCTACGACGCGGGCAAGGCCTGGGACAGCGAACCGGTACCGGCGCAGGACCTGCCGTTCGTCGGCTACCAGTACCTGGCGGCGGTCGCGACCGACAGCGCCGCAGCGGGCACAGCGTTGTCCTCGGGCATCAAGACCTACAACAACGCCATCAATTACAACAACGATGGCAATCCGGTCGAGTTCAATACGCTGCGCGCCAAGCGGCTGGGCATGGCGACCGGTGTGGTGACCTCAGTGCCGTTCGCGCACGCCACGCCGGCGGCGTTCGCGGCGCAGAACGAGTCGCGCAACAACTATCACGCCATTGCGCACCAGATGCTGGCGCAGGGCCACATGGACCTGGTGATGGGCACCGGCGGTCCCGGCTACAGCGTTGATGGTCGCGCCTGTGATGAGGGTGCCGGAGCGTCGAAGGCCGAGGGCTGCGCGAACCCGTGGGAATGGGTATCGCAGCAGGACTGGCAGCAGCTGGAAGCGGGCAGCACCATTGCCGGCAATCCGACGGGACCGTGGCGCCTGATCCGCAGCAAGGAAGCGTTCACTGCACTGGCGCAGGGGCGGTTGCCGGCCGACCGGCCGCTGATCGGTGTACCGCGCGTGGCCAATACGCTCCAGCAGGCGCGCCAGCTGCAGGTGCTGGGCAAGGATGCGGCCACGCCTTCCGGGGTAAGGAAGATCGACAGCGTGCCCGATCTTGCGACCATGACGCGTGGCGCGCTGCGGTTCCTGCAGCAGCGCTCGGCCAAGGGCCTGTTCCTGATGGTGGAAGGCGGCGCCACTGATTGGGCCGCGCATACCAGCGCCTGCGGCACCGAATGGCACTACGGCCAGTGCAGCGACCAGCCGCAGTACGGCCGCCTGATCGAGGAAACCGTGGAATTCAACGACGCAGTGGCGGCTGTGGTTGAATGGATCGAGCGCAACGGTGGTTGGGAGCGCAACCTGCTGATCGTCACCACCGACCACGACAACAGCATGCCGATGGGCCCGGATGCACAGAACGTTGCCTTCGAGCCGGTACGCAACAACGGCCGCGGACGCCTGCCGGGGATGAGCTTCCGGCCCACCGGCAACCACTCCAATGCGCTGGTGCCGCTGTGGGCCAAGGGCGCAGGTGCGGAGCTGCTTGGCAAGCGCGTGCGGGGTGTCGATGCCGGCTACCGCCAGCACGTGCGCTGGAATGACGGCAGCTACATCGACAACACCGACGTGGCTGCGGCGGTGCAGGAGGCGCTGCAGCGTCCACGGTAA
- a CDS encoding D-alanyl-D-alanine carboxypeptidase family protein, with protein MPSPAPARAPLSSITIEASTFAVIHQHNAGIARQPASLTKLMTAYAAYECVEENGRAWDEAVIIAAEDVHAVAGDETRMGLLPGERVSLARLLEGLMIVSGNDAALAIARHLDGSQPAFLDRMNRHAHQLGLRSTWFASVSGITTPHHASSARDMAVLAACLLNDHPQILAITAQRAFAHGSFSRSNQNALLGENGVDGLKTGYTQAAGFCLAATACRSVPGRDQPVRLITVVLGSGSRDARDALVRERLAAGFAALAGNTADA; from the coding sequence ATGCCGTCTCCTGCTCCTGCGCGCGCGCCGCTGTCCTCCATCACCATCGAAGCCAGCACCTTCGCGGTGATCCACCAGCACAACGCGGGCATCGCGCGGCAACCGGCCTCGCTGACCAAGCTGATGACCGCCTACGCCGCTTACGAATGTGTCGAAGAGAACGGAAGGGCGTGGGACGAAGCGGTCATCATCGCCGCCGAGGATGTGCATGCGGTGGCCGGCGATGAAACGCGCATGGGCCTGCTGCCCGGCGAAAGGGTCAGCCTGGCACGCCTGCTGGAAGGGTTGATGATCGTCTCCGGCAATGATGCGGCGCTGGCCATCGCGCGCCATCTGGACGGATCACAGCCTGCGTTCCTGGACCGCATGAACCGGCACGCGCACCAGCTTGGCCTGCGCAGCACGTGGTTCGCCAGCGTGTCCGGCATCACCACCCCGCACCATGCCTCCAGCGCGCGCGACATGGCGGTACTCGCCGCCTGCCTGCTGAACGACCATCCGCAGATCCTGGCGATCACCGCACAGCGCGCGTTCGCGCATGGCAGCTTCAGCCGCAGCAACCAGAACGCCCTGCTTGGCGAAAACGGCGTGGATGGATTGAAGACCGGCTACACCCAGGCAGCAGGCTTCTGCCTGGCCGCCACCGCATGCCGGTCAGTGCCCGGGCGTGATCAGCCGGTACGCCTGATCACCGTGGTCCTGGGTTCTGGAAGCCGCGACGCACGCGATGCCCTTGTGCGCGAGCGTCTGGCCGCCGGGTTCGCGGCGCTGGCCGGCAACACCGCCGACGCCTGA
- a CDS encoding TetR/AcrR family transcriptional regulator — translation MPANAAPTRRRLTREQRARQLLDVAWALVGDEGTDALTLGRLAEAAGVTKPVAYDHFVTRNGLLAALYDDYDGRQTLVFNERIGRARAQLADRAAAIASGYIDCILSQGSEVQGILAALVGAPELREVRRRYQQDFIDNCDTWLGPFAADGTVPLAGRWAILGAAEALSEAVAAGALDKADAEAELQCLIVATVKRR, via the coding sequence ATGCCTGCCAACGCCGCACCCACGCGCCGCCGATTGACCCGCGAGCAACGCGCCCGCCAGTTGCTGGACGTGGCCTGGGCGCTGGTCGGCGACGAAGGTACCGATGCGCTGACGCTGGGGCGGCTGGCCGAGGCTGCGGGTGTGACCAAGCCGGTGGCCTACGATCACTTCGTGACCCGCAATGGGCTGCTGGCCGCGCTTTACGATGACTACGACGGCCGCCAGACGCTGGTCTTCAACGAGCGCATCGGTCGCGCCAGGGCGCAGCTGGCCGATCGTGCGGCGGCCATCGCCTCCGGCTACATCGACTGCATCCTCAGCCAGGGCAGTGAAGTGCAGGGCATCCTTGCCGCGCTGGTCGGTGCACCCGAACTGCGCGAGGTGAGGCGGCGCTACCAGCAGGATTTCATCGACAACTGCGACACCTGGCTGGGCCCGTTTGCGGCCGATGGCACGGTGCCACTGGCCGGGCGCTGGGCGATTCTCGGTGCGGCCGAAGCCCTGTCCGAAGCCGTGGCGGCGGGCGCGCTGGACAAGGCCGACGCCGAGGCCGAGCTGCAGTGCTTGATCGTGGCGACGGTCAAGCGGCGCTGA
- a CDS encoding NAD(P)H-dependent oxidoreductase: MHTLIVTAHPESGALTHAIARRIGQAITASDAANRVTHADLVAEGFDPRFNMQDQALFRGTGATPADVAAEQARLEVADTLVLVYPLYWWSFPALLKGWIDRVFTQGWAYQDGADGKVQKKLQWLRVHLVGVGGAGADMIERRGYGAAMKTQIDMGIFDYCGARVLSSDLLLDADSGAAEAHLQTALAIGRKIGTPMR; encoded by the coding sequence ATGCACACCCTCATCGTTACCGCCCATCCTGAATCCGGCGCGTTGACCCATGCCATCGCCAGGCGCATCGGCCAAGCCATCACCGCGTCGGATGCCGCCAACCGCGTGACCCACGCCGATCTGGTGGCCGAAGGCTTCGATCCGCGCTTCAACATGCAGGACCAGGCGCTGTTCCGTGGCACCGGCGCAACGCCGGCCGATGTCGCCGCAGAGCAGGCGCGGCTGGAGGTTGCCGATACGCTGGTACTGGTCTACCCGCTGTACTGGTGGTCGTTCCCCGCGCTGCTGAAGGGATGGATCGATCGAGTGTTCACCCAGGGCTGGGCCTACCAGGACGGTGCCGATGGCAAGGTGCAGAAAAAGCTGCAGTGGTTGCGCGTGCACCTGGTCGGCGTCGGCGGGGCCGGCGCGGACATGATCGAACGGCGCGGCTACGGTGCGGCGATGAAGACCCAGATCGACATGGGCATCTTCGACTACTGCGGCGCACGCGTGCTGTCGTCCGACCTGCTGCTGGACGCCGATTCCGGTGCAGCCGAAGCGCATCTGCAGACCGCGCTGGCGATCGGCCGTAAAATCGGTACTCCGATGCGCTGA
- a CDS encoding isocitrate lyase/phosphoenolpyruvate mutase family protein encodes MTSFDADLPRKRAAFRQLHAAGCFVLPNPWDVGSARYLQRQGFQALATTSAGCAWSEGRPDGAVSLQATLEHLRLMAAATPLPLNADFGDGFGATPQAVQEAVAAAIDTGIAALSIEDASGVADAPLRPIGQAVERLRAARTAIDRAGGDVLLVGRAENFFVGVPDLQDTLQRLRAYAEAGADVLYAPGISTREQISAVVAAAGSKPVNLLVGGPTPLSLQDIAALGVRRVSLGGALARAAWGGLMQATQPIVQDGRFDGLQQAASGAALNALFLGAGLGWQGQ; translated from the coding sequence ATGACCTCGTTCGATGCCGACCTCCCGCGCAAGCGCGCGGCCTTCCGCCAGCTGCATGCAGCCGGGTGCTTCGTGCTGCCCAATCCGTGGGATGTGGGCAGTGCGCGCTACCTGCAGCGGCAGGGCTTCCAGGCACTGGCCACGACCAGTGCCGGCTGCGCCTGGAGTGAAGGGCGGCCGGATGGCGCGGTTTCGCTGCAGGCCACGCTGGAACATCTGCGGCTGATGGCGGCAGCGACACCGCTGCCGTTGAACGCCGATTTCGGTGATGGCTTCGGTGCCACCCCACAGGCGGTGCAGGAGGCGGTGGCCGCGGCGATCGACACCGGCATCGCGGCGTTGTCGATCGAGGATGCCAGTGGCGTAGCCGATGCGCCGCTGCGGCCGATCGGGCAGGCGGTCGAGCGATTGCGCGCGGCACGTACAGCCATCGATCGTGCGGGCGGCGACGTGCTGCTGGTCGGGCGAGCCGAGAATTTCTTCGTTGGCGTCCCGGATCTGCAGGACACCCTGCAGCGTCTGCGTGCCTATGCCGAGGCCGGCGCCGATGTGCTGTATGCACCGGGCATCAGCACGCGCGAACAGATCAGTGCGGTGGTTGCCGCTGCGGGATCGAAGCCGGTGAACCTGCTGGTAGGTGGTCCGACACCGCTGAGCCTGCAGGACATCGCCGCACTCGGTGTGCGCCGGGTCAGCCTGGGCGGTGCGCTGGCGCGCGCAGCATGGGGAGGGCTGATGCAGGCGACCCAGCCGATCGTGCAGGACGGTCGCTTCGATGGCCTGCAGCAGGCGGCTTCCGGGGCTGCGTTGAACGCGCTGTTCCTCGGTGCGGGCTTGGGCTGGCAGGGACAGTAG
- a CDS encoding DOPA 4,5-dioxygenase family protein encodes MHPDPQPLVDVGDDDAHWADLLSPTRRRLIASAGLAAGGLASASTAAARSDNALNTTEPGRPGFRAIVPPAPEGRSPWGQATASEPTPRPASVRPGEATLPTRPRAYTDIKSYHAHIYFDEDSFEKAALLRRWAAERFPVELGNWNLEPRGPHVTPSFYFGFTNDLLPVLVPWLQLNSLGLTILIHPNTGDGRADHLHYALWVNRAQPVNAYNWPAPKPGEREPLEEVFPNVVPTVPLET; translated from the coding sequence ATGCACCCGGACCCGCAGCCCCTCGTCGACGTCGGCGACGATGACGCCCACTGGGCCGATCTGCTCTCACCCACGCGCCGACGCCTGATCGCGTCGGCCGGACTGGCCGCCGGCGGCCTGGCCAGCGCCTCGACCGCAGCCGCGCGCAGCGATAACGCCTTGAACACCACCGAACCCGGGCGGCCCGGCTTCCGCGCCATCGTTCCGCCAGCGCCCGAGGGCCGCAGCCCCTGGGGCCAGGCCACGGCCAGCGAACCCACCCCGCGTCCGGCCAGCGTGCGCCCCGGCGAGGCCACGCTGCCCACCCGGCCACGTGCCTACACCGACATCAAGAGCTACCACGCGCACATCTACTTCGATGAGGACAGCTTCGAGAAGGCCGCGCTGCTGCGGCGCTGGGCCGCCGAGCGCTTCCCGGTGGAGCTGGGCAACTGGAACCTTGAGCCGCGCGGGCCACACGTCACCCCGTCGTTCTATTTCGGCTTCACCAACGACCTGCTGCCGGTGCTGGTGCCCTGGCTGCAGCTCAACAGCCTGGGCCTGACCATCCTGATCCACCCCAATACCGGCGATGGCCGCGCCGACCATCTGCATTACGCGTTGTGGGTGAACCGCGCGCAGCCGGTGAATGCCTACAACTGGCCGGCGCCGAAGCCGGGGGAACGGGAGCCACTGGAGGAGGTGTTCCCGAACGTGGTGCCGACGGTGCCGCTGGAGACCTGA
- the aroQ gene encoding type II 3-dehydroquinate dehydratase produces the protein MAKLLVLHGPNLNLLGTREPDVYGHTTLADIDQAMAAQASAAGHTVESLQSNAEHVLVDRVQAARSDGTAFILINPAAFTHTSVALRDALAAVAVPFIEIHLSNPHTREPFRQHSYFSDKAVGVVCGFGADSYRYAMDAALLRMQAARA, from the coding sequence ATGGCGAAGCTGCTGGTCCTGCACGGCCCCAACCTCAACCTGCTCGGCACCCGCGAGCCGGACGTCTACGGCCATACCACGCTGGCCGACATCGACCAGGCCATGGCCGCCCAGGCATCGGCCGCAGGGCATACGGTGGAAAGCCTGCAGTCCAATGCCGAGCATGTGCTGGTGGACCGCGTGCAGGCCGCGCGCAGTGACGGAACCGCTTTCATCCTGATCAACCCCGCCGCCTTCACCCACACCTCGGTCGCCCTGCGCGATGCGCTGGCGGCGGTGGCGGTGCCGTTCATCGAGATCCACCTGTCCAACCCGCATACCCGCGAGCCGTTCCGCCAGCACAGCTACTTCAGTGACAAGGCGGTGGGCGTGGTATGCGGCTTCGGTGCCGACAGCTACCGGTACGCGATGGACGCGGCACTGCTGCGCATGCAGGCGGCCCGCGCGTGA
- a CDS encoding lysozyme inhibitor LprI family protein, producing the protein MKMLPRVLASLALCAGLCGVAHAGDRSADGIDCAQATGGYERDMCDSDRLDDVDRELNAVYAQALDELKAQAADGSCSRCAAAEQQLVKAQRIWITLRDADCEAVYAFNADGTSRNPAKMQCLITQTRDRTRQLREFYELL; encoded by the coding sequence GTGAAGATGCTGCCGCGTGTGCTCGCCAGCCTCGCGCTGTGCGCCGGCCTGTGTGGCGTTGCCCATGCGGGCGACCGCAGTGCCGACGGCATCGACTGCGCGCAGGCCACCGGCGGCTACGAGCGCGACATGTGCGATTCCGATCGCCTGGACGATGTCGACCGCGAATTGAACGCCGTCTACGCGCAGGCACTCGACGAACTGAAGGCACAGGCGGCCGATGGCAGCTGCAGCCGCTGCGCGGCGGCCGAACAACAGCTGGTGAAGGCCCAGCGCATCTGGATCACCCTGCGCGATGCAGACTGCGAGGCGGTCTACGCCTTCAATGCAGACGGCACCTCGCGCAACCCTGCGAAGATGCAATGCCTGATCACCCAGACGCGCGACCGTACGCGGCAGCTGCGCGAGTTCTACGAACTGCTTTGA
- the accB gene encoding acetyl-CoA carboxylase biotin carboxyl carrier protein — protein MDLRKIKKLIDLLEESNLAEIEIKEGEESVRLSRAPVAGYAAPVAAPVYAAPAAPAPQAMPMQSPTEASTGGTAKPGPALPEGHVLRSPMVGTFYASSAPDKPAFVTVGQQVKEGETLAIIEAMKMFNPIEADTSGTIVAILGENGQPVEFDQPLFVIG, from the coding sequence ATGGATCTCCGCAAAATCAAGAAGCTGATCGACCTGCTGGAAGAGTCGAACCTGGCTGAAATCGAAATCAAGGAAGGCGAAGAGTCGGTGCGCCTGTCGCGCGCCCCGGTGGCCGGCTATGCCGCCCCGGTCGCCGCCCCGGTGTACGCCGCTCCGGCCGCTCCGGCGCCGCAGGCGATGCCGATGCAGTCGCCGACCGAAGCCTCCACCGGCGGCACCGCCAAGCCGGGCCCGGCGCTGCCGGAAGGCCACGTGCTGCGCTCGCCGATGGTCGGCACCTTCTACGCCTCGTCTGCCCCGGACAAGCCGGCCTTCGTCACCGTTGGCCAGCAGGTCAAGGAAGGCGAAACCCTGGCCATCATCGAAGCGATGAAGATGTTCAACCCGATCGAAGCCGACACGTCCGGCACCATCGTCGCCATCCTCGGCGAGAACGGCCAGCCGGTGGAATTCGACCAGCCGCTGTTCGTGATCGGCTGA
- the accC gene encoding acetyl-CoA carboxylase biotin carboxylase subunit, translating to MLDKVVIANRGEIALRILRACHTLGIRTVAVHSTVDRNLKHVAMADESVCIGPAPSPQSYLNIPALIAAAEVTDAQAIHPGYGFLSENADFAERVEESGFIFIGPKADTIRMMGDKVEAIRAMKSAGVPCVPGSGGPLGEDIVANTKIAREIGYPVIIKAAGGGGGRGMRVVHAEASLKTSIETTKSEAKAAFGNGEVYMEKFLENPRHVEIQVLADGQGNAIHLGERDCSMQRRHQKVVEEAPAPGISAEQREQIGKVCTEACVRIGYRGAGTFEFLYEDGRFYFIEMNTRIQVEHPVTEMVTGIDLVAEQLKIAAGQKLSIKQSDVVLTGHAIECRINAEDAETFVPSPGTITGFHPPGGPGVRVDTHIYSGYRVPSNYDSMIGKLIVHGPDRETAIARMRVALSEMVVDGIKTNIALQQRIMRDKGFQAGGQNIHYLEKRLAERKNKPIALT from the coding sequence ATGCTCGACAAAGTCGTCATCGCCAACCGAGGGGAGATCGCGCTGCGCATCCTGCGCGCGTGCCATACCCTCGGCATCCGCACGGTGGCCGTGCACTCCACGGTCGACCGCAACCTCAAGCACGTGGCCATGGCCGACGAGTCGGTCTGCATCGGTCCGGCGCCGTCGCCGCAGAGCTACCTCAACATCCCGGCACTGATCGCCGCGGCGGAAGTCACCGACGCCCAGGCCATCCACCCGGGTTACGGCTTCCTGTCGGAGAACGCCGACTTCGCCGAACGCGTGGAAGAGTCCGGCTTCATCTTCATCGGCCCCAAGGCCGACACCATCCGCATGATGGGTGACAAGGTCGAAGCCATCCGCGCGATGAAGTCCGCCGGCGTGCCGTGCGTGCCCGGCTCGGGCGGCCCGCTGGGCGAGGACATCGTCGCCAACACCAAGATCGCCCGTGAGATCGGTTACCCGGTCATCATCAAGGCGGCCGGTGGCGGCGGTGGCCGCGGCATGCGCGTGGTGCACGCCGAAGCCTCGCTGAAGACCTCGATCGAAACCACCAAGAGCGAGGCCAAGGCCGCGTTCGGCAATGGCGAGGTCTACATGGAGAAGTTCCTGGAGAATCCGCGCCACGTGGAGATCCAGGTGCTGGCCGACGGCCAGGGCAACGCCATCCACCTGGGTGAGCGCGACTGCTCGATGCAGCGCCGCCACCAGAAGGTGGTGGAAGAAGCACCGGCACCAGGCATCAGCGCCGAACAGCGCGAGCAGATCGGCAAGGTGTGCACCGAAGCCTGCGTGCGCATCGGTTACCGCGGTGCCGGCACGTTCGAGTTCCTGTACGAGGACGGCCGCTTCTACTTCATCGAAATGAACACCCGCATCCAGGTGGAGCATCCGGTCACCGAAATGGTCACCGGCATCGACCTGGTGGCCGAGCAGCTGAAGATCGCCGCCGGCCAGAAGCTGTCGATCAAGCAGAGCGACGTGGTGCTGACCGGCCATGCCATCGAATGCCGCATCAATGCCGAAGATGCCGAGACCTTCGTGCCGAGCCCGGGCACCATCACCGGCTTCCATCCGCCGGGTGGCCCCGGCGTGCGCGTGGATACCCATATCTACAGTGGCTACCGCGTGCCGTCGAACTACGACTCGATGATCGGCAAGCTGATCGTGCACGGCCCGGACCGCGAAACTGCCATCGCCCGCATGCGGGTGGCGCTGAGCGAAATGGTGGTCGATGGCATCAAGACCAACATCGCCCTGCAGCAGCGGATCATGCGTGACAAGGGCTTCCAGGCCGGTGGCCAGAACATCCACTACCTGGAAAAGCGCCTTGCCGAGCGCAAGAACAAGCCGATCGCACTGACCTGA